The following nucleotide sequence is from Bacteroidota bacterium.
GTCATTGGAGCTTCGATTATACTGTGCAATGGCAAAGCAGCAAGCGTATACCCTCCACCGAATCTAACCCCGAAGCTTATCGTCTCAGTAGCCATTCACCCTCTTTTTTCCTGATGAATGCACAAGTGAGTAAGCAATGGGCTGAAAAATACGATGTGTATTTAGGGGTAGAAAATATTCTTGGGTTTAAACAACCGAACCCAATACTTGCTTCATCTGACCCTTTTGGCGAGTATTTCGATGCTTCGCTTATCTGGGGACCCGTTTTTGGTCGTATGGTTTATGCCGGTGTAAGACTTCGTATACCCTAGTAATTGAAGGTAGAAAATATATTTCAGGCAGATGCAATAGCCAGGTAAGATACTTTTACTCCAGGTGTGCGCAACAGCTCTTCCATACAAGCCTCAGAGGTAGCCCCAGTGGTAACCACATCGTCCACTACCAGAAGGTGCTTACCTCTTAACACTTCGGGTCGGGTTACCTGAAAGGCTCCTTCTACATTCAACCAGCGTTCGTAGCGGGTTTTGGCTGTTTGGCTGCGGGTGGCTTTGCAGCGGATGACTGCCTCATTTTCAAGAGGTATGTTTAAAATGGTGCTTAAGCCTTTCGCAATCATTTCGCTCTGGTTATAACCTCTTTTACGTTGGCGCGAAACATGCAATGGGATTGGAATAATCAAATCGGCAAGGGCATAGGGTGTACCCTGAAGTTTAACACCTGAAATTTTACCCAGCACAATGCCAATTTCGTTTTTCCCTTTGTATTTTAAATTGTGGATTAGATGCTGCAAAGCACTGCCTTTTTCAAAAAATAATACCGAAGCAGCATTCTCCAAACCAATTCTACCCCAGAATAAAGATGAAACTGGATTATCGGCAGATTTCCAATAATGTGTAAAAGGCAATTTAGCCAGGCAAGAAGTACAAATCCTGTTTTCGTTGCCGGCTAAAGGGTCGCCACAAGCATCACAGAGCCCGGGAAACAACAAATTTAAAAATGCCTTAAAGTAGCTTGTTAGGACCAACTATCAATTTATTTTAATTTCATGTGTTACCTTGAACGATTTGCGATACATGGCACTCACACCACAATACTTCTCCTGCGACAGGTTGATGGCTTTTTCGAGTTTATCCAAGGGTAAATCGTTACCACCGAATTTGTAAACAATGTGCATGTGGGTATAAACTTTCGGATGATCTTCGGTCATTTCGGCCGATACATCTACATCGAAACTGTCGAGCTTAACTTTCATTTTCTCTAAAATCGACACTACATCCATGCCTGTGCAACCAGCAAGTGCAAGGAGCATAAGTGGTTTAGGCCGTGGTCCTTTTTCATCGCCGCCAGATTCTTTTTTTGCATCTACTTGAATTGTATGTCCATCAATTTCGGCAGAAAAACTCATTTTTCCTGTCCAGTTTACATTCAGTGTTTCTTTCATAATTTTTAGTCTAATCATTTATTGGATTCCAATCGAGAGAACAAGAAAATTGCTGAAACGTTCATTTCTAAAAAGCACAAAAAGCCTTCACACTTGAATAAGAAGTTGATAAGCAGTTGTTTTGAAAGATACAAAATTACCTGTGTGATACAGAATAAAAATCAGCAATATTTTATGGAAAGTCAATGAAGCTCCCCGCAGCAAGCTGACGAGGTATCTGCAAAGGAATTTATTTTATTCGCCTCAAGAGGCGGGGTATTTACCCGTGCACCCGCTTTCAGTCCCGATGTAACCTATAATCCGCATCTGTATGAAAGAACGTCAATCAGAGTGCGTCATTGCGAATGAAATGAAGCAATCTTTTATTAGAGCCGATTGCCACTCCGCCTTAGGCGGATAGCATTGACAGCAGACATGCGGATTTTAGGGTAAATCGGGATTCGACTATAAAATTTCATTTCGTGAACTCATGAAATTTAAGTCTCACGAATAAAATAATTCGTACTAAACCCTTATCTTTCGGCGTTTATGCAAAAAAATTCTTAGGTTTAGCCAAGATTTTTTATCTTTAATACTGCCTATACAAATTTTGAAAACCAATTTGCTATGATGAAATCTTCGAATGAATCAGTCAATATTCGTCAGTTTTTACATGAAAACACTGTTTTCAAACACCTTACACAAAAAGAACTGGAATTGATACCTGTCGATGAGGACCCGGATTTCTATCAACGCAACGAACTTTTATACGAAGAAGGGAGCCGTATCAATGGTTTTTATTGTGTTTTGCGCGGTATTGTTAAGATTTTTAAAACTGGCTTTGACGGAAAAGATATGATTATTCGCTTTGCCAAACCTGGCGATATCATGGGTTTTCGTTCTACCATCACCGGCGAATTGGCCTGTACATCTACCAAGGTGATCGAAGATTCGGCGGTGTGTTACATCCCTGGCGATCTGGTGAAATCGTTTGTGCGCAGCAATGGCGATTTTGCCATGGACCTTCTCGAACTAGCCTGCAAAGAGCTGGGCGAAGCCAACGACTATATTACCGACATTGCCCAAAAAACTGTACGCGAGCGCCTGGCCGAGGTGCTGATACACCTGAAGTGGACTTTTAACCTCGATAGCGATAATTTCCTGCAAATATCTCTTACACGCGAAGAGCTGGCTAACCTGGTGGGCACTGCCACCGAGTCGGTAATTCGCTTGCTCTCCGAATTTAAGCAAGACCGACTCATCGAATTGCATGGCCGGAAAATTAAAATTGTAGACGAGGCCAAGCTGATTAAAATAGGAAACATGCATTATTAATGTATAGTTTTGTTGCGATAATTTTGGTTGACAGTTGGAGTAGAACCATTTGTCTGCTCCTTTAAGCCTAAAAAGTATATGGAATTTAAAGAATTACTTTTGCCTTTCGGTCTTACTTTGTTTGCGGGTTTGGCTACAGGCATTGGAAGCGCCATTGCTTTTTTTGCGAAAACAACCAATACCCGTTTTTTATCCGTAGCCCTTGGCTTTTCGGCAGGTGTAATGATTTATGTGGCCCTTGTGGAAATTTTTCAGAAAGCACGTACTTCGCTCGAATCGGCCTATGGAGAGCCCATGGGGTATTGGATTACAGCACTGGCTTTTTTTGGAGGCATTCTGCTAATTGCTATCATCGATAAAATGGTGCCGAGTTATGAAAACCCCCACGAACTCAAAAAGGTTGAAGATGTTAACAAGCAGAACTTCGATAAAAAAAAGCTGATGCGCCTGGGCCTTTTTTCAGCTCTGGCTATTGGGATTCACAACTTTCCGGAAGGATTGGCCACTTTTATTGCTGCCGTGCACGAACCAGCCTATGGTATAGCCATTGCGGTAGCCATTGCCATTCATAACATTCCTGAAGGGATTGCTGTGTCGGTGCCAGTTTATTATGCTACCGGCGACAAAAAAAAGGCTTTCAGGCTTTCCTTTCTTTCGGGCCTTGCTGAGCCTGTTGGCGCTGCAGTAGGCTACCTGCTTTTACTCCCATTTATGAGTGAGGCCCTCTTTGGAATTTTATTTGCCTCGGTTGCCGGTATCATGGTATTTATTTCGCTCGATGAGCTTTTGCCTGCAGCCCGCGAATATGGACGTCCGCACTGGGCTATTTACGGCCTTATTGCCGGTATGATGATCATGAGTGCCAGCCTGATATTGTTTATTTAAACCCATGAAATATAATTTGAGGTCTTGGTTGCATGTAGCGCTTCAAATTGGCATATTCTTTTATCTGTTTATTACTACTCGTTTTTACTGGCATCTGCTTTCCCTGCTTTTTATGGCAGCTGGTTTTGTACTTGCTGTTTGGGCTATTTACCAGTTTCGAAAAGGTGTTCTTACTGCTTTTCCTGATCCTATGCCCGGGATTTCGCTTATCTTGAGCGGGCCTTACAGTAAAATTCGTCATCCGATGTACAGCTCTCTTTTTATGGGATTGACGGGCTTGCTATTATTGGACTTTAGCTGGTGGCGAATAGTTATTGCTGTTTTTTTTACTGTGAACCAGGTTTTGAAACTTCTTTACGAAGAAAAAATGCTGTTGCAACGAATGCCCGAGTATCAAAAATACATGCAAAACACCTGGCGACTCTTTCCATTTATTTACTAGACTGCCCATGAACCGGGCGTAAATACTTTATTTTTAAATAAATATAGATATTAGTAAAAAAGCATTACCTTTGTGCCGATTTAAAAACCCTTCCATTATTTTAATCCTCACATCAAGTAATTAGAATTATAAATTTGGGTCCCGTTAAAAGTCCGGCGTGGAGTTTTTTCAGGATCTGATTAAACTATTAGTATGACTTTTAACGAAACTGGTTTAAACGAAGCAATTCTTCGTGCTATAGCCGAAATGGGATTTATTAATCCCACACCCATTCAGGAAAAAACAATTCCTCAGATTTTAGAATCGAAAAACGACCTTGTGGCACTTGCCCAAACAGGCACCGGAAAAACCGCTGCCTTTGGTTTGCCGGTATTGCAACTCACCGAAATCGGGAACAAAGATGTTCAGACTCTGGTGCTTTGTCCAACACGCGAATTGGGTCTGCAGATTACAAAAGATCTTCAGAATTTTTCGAAGTATATAAAAGGCTTTAAAGTAGTGCCTGTATATGGCGGTGCAGCCATAGTCAATCAAATCAGAGAGGTGAAAGCCGGCGCCCATGTGGTGGTTGGCACACCGGGGCGTACACTCGATCTTATCAAACGAAAAGTGCTTAAGCTCGAAAATATTCGCTGGCTGATTCTGGACGAAGCCGACGAAATGCTTAATATGGGTTTTAAAGAAGACCTCGATGCCATTTTACAGGGTACACCTGCCAGCAGGCAAACACTCTTATTTTCGGCAACAATGCCAAAAGAAATTGAGCGCATCTCCAAAAACTACATGAAGAATCCCGACCAACTATCGGTAGGTAAACGCAATGCTGGTGCCGATAATGTCAAGCACGAGTATTACATGGTACGGGCAAAAGACCGCTACGAGACTCTTAAGCGGGTGGCCGATATCAATCCAAATATTTACGGTATTGTTTTTTGTCGTACCCGTGCCGAAACCAAAGAAGTAGCCGATAAGCTGATGCAGGATGGTTACAATGCCGATACTCTTCATGGCGATTTAAGCCAGGCACAACGCGATTATGTCATGGGCCGTTTTCGTCAGAAACACCTGCAGATATTGGTAGCTACTGACGTGGCAGCTCGTGGTTTGGATGTGAACGATCTTTCGCATGTAATCAACTATAATCTCCCGGATGATCTGGAAGTATACGTGCACCGCAGCGGTCGCACCGGCCGTGCAGGGAAAAGTGGCATTTCAATTTCCATTGTGCATACCAAGGAAACTGGTCATATTCGCGAGTTGGAACGCATGACCCAAAAGAAATTCGAGCAAAAGCAAGTACCCGATGGACGGGCCATCTGCGAGAAACAACTTTTTCATCTGGTAGATATTGTAGAGAATATTCATGTTGACAATCAACAAATTGAACAATACCTTCCGGTTATTTTTAAGAAACTTGAATGGCTCGATAGGGAAGAACTCATCAAGCATTTTGTTTCGGTAGAGTTTAACCGCTTTTTAGCTTATTATAAAGATGCTCCCGATCTGAATGTAAAAGCGGGCGCCGAAAGAAACGAAATCAGACAGGAAAAGGGCAGCAGGAGCCGAGTTAAATTTGCACGTTTTCACATCAACATTGGTACCAACAACAAAGCCAATGCTTCGTATTTGCTCAACATGATTAACGATGTGGTTCCTGGCGGAAAAATTGAAATCGGGAAAATAGACATTTTACGTAATTTCTCGTTTTTCGAAGCCGATAGCAACCACGAACAAACAATTCTGAAAGCCTTTCAGAATACGTTTATCGAAGATTTACCCATAGTAGTTACCAAATCGAAGGCAGATAAAACTGAAGGTGAATTTCGCGAACGAAACGGTGGTGGCGGAAGGGCAAACTTTCCCGATAAGAATAAGAAACGCAAACGCAAACAATGGTAAAATATATAAAAGGTGCTCACAAGGCACCTTTTTTATTTTATTGGGGGCTGTAATTGGATTAAAAATGAACCATGCTGCTAATATCGAATTCGCTGCCTACATGCTTACGTCCTTTTAAAAAGTCGAGCTCTACAATGTAGTTCAAGTATACTTCTTCGGGTTTAAAATGCATGAGCAATTCGAGGGCGGCCTTTGAAGTGCCTCCTGTGGCAAGTAAATCGTCGTGCAGCAGAATTATTTCTCCGGGTTCAATGGCATCCCGGTGGATTTCGATAGAATCTTCGCCATATTCAAGCATGTAGGATACAGAATATTTTTCAGCCGGTAATTTGCCTTTTTTTCTGATGGGCACAAAACCGGCTCCAAGTCTTGCGGCAAGCGCACCACCTAAAATAAATCCGCGCGACTCGATACCAACTACTTTGGTTATGCCACGCCCCATGTACATTTCCGATATTTCTTCGATTAAAAAGTGAAATATTTCGGGTTGTTTCATTGCAGTAGTGAGGTCTTTAAACTGTATTCCTTTTTTAGGATAATCCGGCACGTTGCGTATTGCGGCCTTCACATGTTCAATGGTAATCATATCTCTTTGTTGATATTCTGAATTTTAGTTCGAATATCAGCAAGATTTTGCGAAATAACAAATTGGGGTAATTACCTTATAATCCCTCAAAAAATCTTGTTTGTGAGCATAATCCACCTGCCTTGTGGCTTATAACTTTTTTGAGCCTTCAGAAATTTCTGGTTTATCTTGCATAAAATATTCTGTTATGGTGCTGAATTATATCTGGATTGGCTTTTTTCTGGTTGCTTTTATGGTAGCTCTTTTGCGGGTGGCCGGATATTACCTGCAGCAGCATGTCGACTGGTTCGGATCGATTGTGTTTGATGCTGCCGACCGCGATGTGTTTGGAGCTATTGTCGATTCAAGCTTTGTAATGGCCGAAAGCAGCGTTAAAATTACCATTTACCTTATCGGTATCATGGCCCTGTGGCTGGGCATTATGAAGATTGGTGAAAAGGGTGGTGCGGTTCAGGTGCTAGCCCGTATTACATCGCCTTTCTTTACACGTATTTTTCCTGAAGTACCAAAGGATCATCCGGCCATGGGCAGTATGCTCATGAACATAACCGCCAATATGCTTGGCCTTGACAATGCAGCCACACCACTTGGTTTAAAAGCCATGAACGAGTTGCAACAACTCAACAAACAACCCGATACTGCCTCGAATGCGCAGATTATGTTTTTGGTGTTGAATGCTTCAGGGCTCACTATTATTCCTGTAAGCATTATGGGCTTACGTGCTGCAGCTAATGCGGCCAATCCGGCCGATGTATTTTTACCTATTTTAATGGCTACTTTTGTTTCCACTCTTGTGGGTTTGGTTTTAGTTTCATTGATACAACGCATTAACCTCTTTCACAAAATTGTGTTAGCCTATTTGGGCGGTACAGCATTATTTATCGCTTCCTTGTTTTTTCTGCTTGCTCACCTCGATAAAAGTCAGATAGAAATAGTTTCGCGCTTTGCGGGCAGCTTTATCATTTTTTCCATCATTATCTTTTTCTTTTTATTGGCCATTCGGAAAAAAATTAACCTGTACGAGGTTTTTATCGAAGGTGCACGTGAGGGTTTTGAGGTGGCTGTTAAAATAATTCCTTATTTGGTGGCCATGCTCTTTGCCATTGGTGTTTTCAGAGCCTCTGGCACGCTCGACTGGATTGTGGGTGGGTTCCAATACTTCTTTGCTGCTATGGGTTTCGATACGCGGTTTGTACCTGCCTTGCCCACTGCGCTAATGAAACCCCTGAGCGGAAGCGGTGCCCGGGGTATGATGGTGGAAACAATGCAAAACTACGGTGCCGATTCTTTTGCCGGTCGATTGTCGTCGATCTTTCAGGGTAGTACCGAAACTACCTTTTATATTATTGCCGTGTATTTTGGATCGGTAAACATTCGTAAAACCCGCTATGCTGTTACAGCCGGGCTTGTTGCTGACCTGGCTGGTGTGATTGCAGCCATATTTGTGGCCTATCTGTTCTTCGGAAATTAGGAGAGAAAAATTTTAACAGGGGATTTATGGAATTCATATAGTCGCTGCATCTGTACTGTAAATATTAATCGCATACATTATGAAACGAGCATGATTCGTTAAACACAAACAAGGATGAATTGAAAATCGACGTAGTCAAAATTCATCATGTGTGTTCCATTCAACCTTATTAATAAATTATTCACAAATGAAAAACTTATTTTTACTATTGGTTCTTACTGCTTATAGTTTAGGCACTTGGGCCAACAATCCCTCTAAAATAAACCAGGTAATTGTTTACCAGCAGGGTGCTAAAATCACAAGCGAAGCAAACGTTAAACTCCTCGCAGGCAATAACGAAATAATCATCAGCAACCTTCCGGTTGGCATGGATCCGAATAGTATCCAGGTGAAGGTAAGTGGTTCTGCAATTCTTTTGTCGGCCAGTGTTCGAACGCGCTTACTCGAAAATAAAGAATTACCAATACGCACCAAACAAATCGAAGATTCCATTATAGCCATCGACAATGAAGTGCTTTGGCTAAAAAGCGAAAAGGCAGTGTACGAAGGAGAAGAAAAAATAATTCTGGCCAACCAGAAACTCGGAAACGAGCAACAAAAAATGCAGGTAGAAGAATTAGTGAAACTCTCGGAATTTTTTCGCACCCGCCTTCTGGATATTCACCAGAAAAACTTTAACATCGACAAAAAAGTCGACCAACTCATGCTTATGCGCTTACTTCTGTCCCAAAAACTGGATGAACTCCGGAATTCTGAAAAAAAATCGGTTGGTGAATTGGTAATTAATATTAGCTCGAAAGAAGCTGTTAGCCAGAAATTATTCTTTAATTATCTGATTTACGATGCCGGGTGGACACCTCTTTACGATGTAAGGGCCGAAGGTACAAACAAACCCATGCAACTGATTTACAAGGCTAATGTTTACCAGTCCAGTGGCATCGATTGGAGCGGTGTGCAACTCACAATATCTACAGGTAACCCTACTGCAAGTAAGGATAGACCAGTATTGTATCCCTGGTTTATCGACTTTGTACATTCCTGGAATTATTCCGATGAATATTCTGCAGATAAAAGGTCAGTTGCTGCTCAAAACCTTTATCAGGGTGCTATGCCCGCCGAAGTTGTTTCGGAGGATGTAGAAGAATCTGCACCAGTACCCTATCTTGTGCAGGAAACTAACAACCGAATGTCGGCAGAATATCGTATCGACATTGCCCAGGACATACCTTCCGATGGCAACAACCATCTGGTGGCCATTCAGGCCTACGAGCTAAACTCAAATTATGTATACCATGCGGTGCCGAAACTCGATCCGGGAGCATTTTTATTGGCAAAAGTGGCCGACTATGGAAAATTCAACCTTTTACCAGGTCCTTCAAACCTCTTTTTAGAGGGTATGTACATGGGACAATCGTACCTCAATCCGGTTACTACAGTAGATTCCATGCTCCTCTCGTTGGGTCAAGACGATAAAATCTCCATCAAGCGCACTCAATTGCAGGATTTTACTTCGAAACAACAAATAGCCGGTACAATAAAAGAGTCTCGAGGCTTTGAGATTTCGGTACGCAATAACAATACTTTTGCCATCGACATCGAGGTGCTTGATCAGATGCCTATCTCGAAATCGAAAGAAATAGAAGTAAAAGCAGAAGATATTGGTGGAGCGATTTACGATTCAAACTACGGATCGGTACTCTGGAAATTGAACCTTAAACCAGGTGAAACAAAGATTATCAGGTTTGCCTATTCGGTCAAATATCCGAAAGATAAAAACATCGATATTTTGTAATTAAGTAGGGAAAAAAACAAAAAAAGCATGGTGATATCGCCATGCTTTTGTATGCTCTTATTGCATTAGCTATTAGGACCGATATGGAAATACAATCCGAAATTAATTACCTGGTTGTACCATGCCCCTTCGCTGTAGGGCGAACCTGAGTAAGTGGCGCGCACCGGAAACAGTGAATAGTTCCATCGGAGGTTTAAATCGAAGCGTTGGAAAAACCGGTAATTGATACCAAATAGAATGGCTGTTTCAAAGGAATTAGGACCTTCTCCTTCATCCCATTCAAACCAGGCTCCATCGAAGTATTGTGCCTTGTACAAATAGTTAAAAGAGAGCCCGCCTTCAAGTTTAAGGTTTTTCGCAGCTTCGTAGGTGCCCATAATAGGAACATCGATGTAGTTAAGCCTTATTTTTGCCGGATAATTTGGATGCTTGCTGCCCGGGGCTGAACCTTTTGGGGAGTATTTTATTTCGAGCTGTGCTCCGAATTTGTCCTGAAGGTCGGTATTTACAAATGCCCCGGCAAGAATTCCGCCTTTAAAAAATCCCACCCAGGTGTCGCCATCGATTTGTGAAGCATTCATACCAACCAAAATTCCTCCCTGAAAGCGCTGTGCTGAGGCTGTTACTGATAGCATGAACAATACCGGGAGAAGAAGGTGTCTAAGTTTCATGGGAAATTTTTTAGGTGATTAGGTTGATAATTCAAAGCTACGATTTTGTTGAATCACTATGTTTTATTTTAAATTTTCTTCTCAGAGTCTTTCTACTGGTTATTCCGAGTGTTTCATATAGGTCTGTAATTTCTCTGTCAATACCTTCACACCTTTTCCTGCCGGTTCTTTAATGTATTCTATCTTTCGGCCAGAAGGGGTATTCACCTCGTTGGGGTCGATCACAAAAACCGGAGCATTTGAAGGAGCATACTGCACCAGCGAAGCTGCAGGATACACCACCAAAGAGGAGCCAATTACCACAAAAATGTCTGCTTGAGAAGCAATACGGCAGGCTTCATCCATGGCGGGTACTGCCTCTCCAAACCAAACTATGTCCGGGCGAAGCTGAAATCCTTTTTCGCAGTTATCGCCTTTATTTATAGACTTGTAACCAATGTCGTAAACCAGGTTTTCGTCGCCTATGCTGCGTACCCTGGTTAAAATGCCATGCAGGTGCAGCACTTTTTTGCTTCCTGCCTGCTCGTGAAGGTTGTCGACATTCTGTGTAATAATGTGCACATCGAAATATTTTTCCAACTCAACAAGTCCGAGATGACCTTCATTCGGATGGGCATCTTTTAATTGGGCACGTCGTTCGTTGTAAAATTTTAATACCAGCTCCATGTCGCGGTTCCATCCCTGAGGGCTTGCCACCTCCATCACATCGTAATTCTCCCAGAGGCCTCCCATATCGCGAAAGGTTTTAAGGCCGCTTTCGGCACTCATTCCTGCACCACTAAGTATTACAAGCTTTTGCATTGAATTTCGTTTCATGTAAAAATAAGTCAAATCAGTGAGACTATAATTTTAGAAATCCTGAGAATTAGTGATGAACTAAAATTATCAAGTCGAACTGATCCCGATGCGAAGCAATCGGGAACTATAGGTCATATTGGCTTTGCCGAGCTTTTCCATTGTAAATAGGTATCGAAAAATATTAGGGGATATTTCGGGTAAAGCTGCAGTTATGATAAGTTAAGGTATCTTTTCGTATTTTTAGGCCCTTAAATCTATTTCATGATAAATCGCGAAACCGTTGATCGAATTTTTGCCACTGCCGATATTGTTGAGGTAATCAGCGATTTTGTGAAACTTAAAAAATCGGGCACTAACTACAAGGGACTAAGTCCTTTTTCGAGCGAGAAAACACCCTCGTTTTTTGTAAGCCCTTCGAAAGGAATTTTTAAATGTTTTAGTTCCGGATTGGGTGGCAATTCGGTCAAGTTTTTAATGGAGCACGAAAGGCTTTCGTACCCCGAAGCGCTTAAATACCTCGCGAAAAAATACAACATCGAGATTGTTGAAAAGGAACTTACTTCGGAGGATGTAAAGGAACGAAACGAGCGTGAAAGCCTATTGGCTGCTACTGATTTTGCCCGCAATCAGTTTACCGAATGGCTTTGGAAGCGCGACGAAGGAAAAGCCATCGGGTTGGCTTATTTTAAGGAACGTGGATTTAGGGAAAGTACCATCGAAAAATTTCAGCTGGGCTATTCGCTCGAAGCCCGCGATGCCTTTACCAATCTTGCACTTGAAAAAGGATACAAGCTCGAATACCTCCTAAAAACAGGTTTGTCGATCGAAAAAAATAATTACCGTTTCGACCGGTTTTCGGGCCGTGTAATTTTTCCAATACATAGTTTATCTGGGCAGGTTGTTGGTTTCGGCGGACGTGTACTCAAGAAAGACGAAAAAACAGCCAAGTACCTCAATTCGCCCGAATCGGAAATATACCATAAAAGTCACCTGCTTTATGGTTTGTATTATGCCCGCCAAGCCATTATCAAACACGACAGTTGTTTTTTGGTCGAGGGTTATACCGATGTCATCAGTCTGCACCAGGCAGGTATCGAAAACGTAGTAGCCTCGTCGGGTACTGCCCTTAGCGCCGAGCAGATAAGGCTGATTAAACGGTTTACAAAAAACATAACAGTGCTTTACGATGGCGATGAGGCGGGCATCAAGGCCTCTTTGCGGGGTATCGACCTCATACTCGAAGAAGGCATGAACGTTAAAGTACTGCTCTTGCCCGAAGGCGAAGATCCCGATTCCTTTGCCCGCTCCCATAGCCATACCGAGTTTTTTGAGTTTATCGAAAAGAACGAAAGCGATTTTATTCGCTTTAAAACCCGTTTATTGATAAAGGATGCTGAGAACGATCCGATTAAACGGGCACGACTTATCAGCGAAATTGTAAAGACCATTGCCGTGATCCCCGATTCCATAGTGCGCAGCGTGTATTTGCGTGAGTGCAGCAAACTTATGGATATCGAGGAGAAAATTCTTTACGACGAAACTTATAAAATTCGCCGCACTAAATACCAGGAACAGGAAAGACGGTACAAACCCACCCAACCCCAAAATGCTTCTGTTCAGCAATCGGGCGAGATTGTACTTAACCTGGGTCATGAGTTTAAGCATGAGTACGACATTATGCGAGTATTGCTGAATTTCGGAAACAGCGAACTACTGATTGGTGAAGAATCAGTGAGCGTGGCACAATACGTGGTGAATGAACTTCGTGAAGACAGCCTCGAATTTCTTCATCCGGTTTATCGGCGAATTTTCGAAACAATAACCGGCTGGGTCGACCGCAAAATGCGCATCGATAACAATTACCTGGTAATGAACGAAGACATCGAAATTACCTCGACCGCCGTTGAAATGATGACTACCAGCTACGATGAGCAGATGAGTGTACTATGGAGCAAGCACGATGTAAAGCTGGAAACGGAAGAGATGAAACTAAAAAGTATCGTGCCGGAATTAGTGACTTCCTTTAAAAATAAAAAACTCCATCTCCTGCTTTCCGAAACACAAGACGAAATTCAGAGTGCCCAGGACAGGCACGACCGGGAATCGATTGAATTATTAATGCAAAAATTTACCTTGCTTAACGAGCTAAAGAAAAGCATTAGTAAAGAGTTGGGCGATAGGATTATTTTATAGGCTTCCTGCAACCGCGGTTCGGCTAAAGCAAGCCTTTTCGCGATATTCCTATGTTTTTTTCTTCGAGGTGTTCGCCTTCGGGTTCAATGTGAATGGCCACATCAAATACATCAGGAATTTCTTTTTTTAGCAGGTTTTCTGCACAATGCGAAATACGGTGTGCTTCTGCAAGGGTCATCTGCCCATCCATTTCGATGTCGATATTGATATTCTTTTTTGGTCCTATTTTTCTGATTCGCAAGCGATGCGGGTTTTTAACTCCTTCGATGGAATCGAGCAGCTGAAAGACTTTCTCATAAATTTCCTTGTCCACATTGCCATCCATCAATTCAACATTGGTTTGTAAGAATATTCGTATAGCTACCCACAAAATCCAAAGACTTACCAAAAGCGCTGCGATTGGATCTAACATGGGCAATTGAAACACATGGGTGAA
It contains:
- a CDS encoding ComF family protein; this encodes MVLTSYFKAFLNLLFPGLCDACGDPLAGNENRICTSCLAKLPFTHYWKSADNPVSSLFWGRIGLENAASVLFFEKGSALQHLIHNLKYKGKNEIGIVLGKISGVKLQGTPYALADLIIPIPLHVSRQRKRGYNQSEMIAKGLSTILNIPLENEAVIRCKATRSQTAKTRYERWLNVEGAFQVTRPEVLRGKHLLVVDDVVTTGATSEACMEELLRTPGVKVSYLAIASA
- the zupT gene encoding zinc transporter ZupT, which codes for MEFKELLLPFGLTLFAGLATGIGSAIAFFAKTTNTRFLSVALGFSAGVMIYVALVEIFQKARTSLESAYGEPMGYWITALAFFGGILLIAIIDKMVPSYENPHELKKVEDVNKQNFDKKKLMRLGLFSALAIGIHNFPEGLATFIAAVHEPAYGIAIAVAIAIHNIPEGIAVSVPVYYATGDKKKAFRLSFLSGLAEPVGAAVGYLLLLPFMSEALFGILFASVAGIMVFISLDELLPAAREYGRPHWAIYGLIAGMMIMSASLILFI
- a CDS encoding DEAD/DEAH box helicase, with protein sequence MTFNETGLNEAILRAIAEMGFINPTPIQEKTIPQILESKNDLVALAQTGTGKTAAFGLPVLQLTEIGNKDVQTLVLCPTRELGLQITKDLQNFSKYIKGFKVVPVYGGAAIVNQIREVKAGAHVVVGTPGRTLDLIKRKVLKLENIRWLILDEADEMLNMGFKEDLDAILQGTPASRQTLLFSATMPKEIERISKNYMKNPDQLSVGKRNAGADNVKHEYYMVRAKDRYETLKRVADINPNIYGIVFCRTRAETKEVADKLMQDGYNADTLHGDLSQAQRDYVMGRFRQKHLQILVATDVAARGLDVNDLSHVINYNLPDDLEVYVHRSGRTGRAGKSGISISIVHTKETGHIRELERMTQKKFEQKQVPDGRAICEKQLFHLVDIVENIHVDNQQIEQYLPVIFKKLEWLDREELIKHFVSVEFNRFLAYYKDAPDLNVKAGAERNEIRQEKGSRSRVKFARFHINIGTNNKANASYLLNMINDVVPGGKIEIGKIDILRNFSFFEADSNHEQTILKAFQNTFIEDLPIVVTKSKADKTEGEFRERNGGGGRANFPDKNKKRKRKQW
- a CDS encoding adenine phosphoribosyltransferase, translated to MITIEHVKAAIRNVPDYPKKGIQFKDLTTAMKQPEIFHFLIEEISEMYMGRGITKVVGIESRGFILGGALAARLGAGFVPIRKKGKLPAEKYSVSYMLEYGEDSIEIHRDAIEPGEIILLHDDLLATGGTSKAALELLMHFKPEEVYLNYIVELDFLKGRKHVGSEFDISSMVHF
- a CDS encoding OsmC family protein; translation: MKETLNVNWTGKMSFSAEIDGHTIQVDAKKESGGDEKGPRPKPLMLLALAGCTGMDVVSILEKMKVKLDSFDVDVSAEMTEDHPKVYTHMHIVYKFGGNDLPLDKLEKAINLSQEKYCGVSAMYRKSFKVTHEIKIN
- a CDS encoding isoprenylcysteine carboxylmethyltransferase family protein codes for the protein MKYNLRSWLHVALQIGIFFYLFITTRFYWHLLSLLFMAAGFVLAVWAIYQFRKGVLTAFPDPMPGISLILSGPYSKIRHPMYSSLFMGLTGLLLLDFSWWRIVIAVFFTVNQVLKLLYEEKMLLQRMPEYQKYMQNTWRLFPFIY
- a CDS encoding Crp/Fnr family transcriptional regulator, with protein sequence MMKSSNESVNIRQFLHENTVFKHLTQKELELIPVDEDPDFYQRNELLYEEGSRINGFYCVLRGIVKIFKTGFDGKDMIIRFAKPGDIMGFRSTITGELACTSTKVIEDSAVCYIPGDLVKSFVRSNGDFAMDLLELACKELGEANDYITDIAQKTVRERLAEVLIHLKWTFNLDSDNFLQISLTREELANLVGTATESVIRLLSEFKQDRLIELHGRKIKIVDEAKLIKIGNMHY